A window of Chlorocebus sabaeus isolate Y175 chromosome 14, mChlSab1.0.hap1, whole genome shotgun sequence contains these coding sequences:
- the SLC30A6 gene encoding zinc transporter 6 isoform X9: protein MLSIRNKPFAYVSEETGFPHVGQAGLKLLTSGDLSTLASQSAGITAASTSWLQEHVADLSRSLCGIIPGLSSIFLPRMNPFVLIDLAGAFALCITYMLIEINNYFAVDTVSAIAIALMTFGTMYPMSVYSGKVLLQTTPPHVIGQLDKLIRERQGFTVFRLVLNSSPRDLPTSASQSAGITGMSHCVWPAQVSTLDGVLEVRNEHFWTLGFGSLAGSVHVRIRRDANEQMVLAHVTNRLYTLVSTLTVQIFKDDWIRPALLSGPVAANVLNFSDHHIIPMPLLKGADDLNPVTSTPAKPSSPPPEFSFNTPGKNVNPVILLNTQTRPYGFGLNHGHTPYSNMLNQGLGVPGIGATQGLRTGFTNIPSRYGTNNRIGQPRP from the exons ATGCTTTCTATTCGGAATAAACCTTTTGCTTATGTCTCAGAAG agacggggtttccccatgttggccaggcgggtctcaaactcctgacctcaggtgatctgtccaccttggcctcccaaagtgccgggattacag CTGCTAGTACGAGCTGGCTTCAAGAGCATGTTGCAGATCTTAGTCGAAG cttGTGTGGAATTATTCCAGGACTTAGCAGTATCTTCCTTCCCCGAATGAATCCATTTGTTTTGATTGATCTTGCTGGAGCATTTGCTCTTTGCATTACTTATATGCTCATTGAAATTAA taattATTTTGCCGTAGACACTGTCTCTGCTATAGCCATTGCCTTGATGACATTTGGCACTATGTATCCCATGAGTGTGTACAGTGGGAAAGTCTTACTCCAG ACAACACCACCGCATGTCATTGGTCAGTTGGACAAACTCATCAGAGAG agacagggtttcactgtgttcaggctggtcttgaactcctcacctcgtgatctgcccacctcggcctcccaaagtgctgggattacaggcatgagccactgcgtctggcccgcccag GTATCTACCTTGGATGGAGTTTTAGAAGTCCGAAATGAACATTTTTGGACCCTAGGTTTTGGCTCATTG GCTGGATCAGTGCATGTAAGAATTCGACGAGATGCTAATGAACAAATGGTTCTTGCTCATGTGACCAACAGGCTGTACACTCTAGTGTCTACTCTGACTGTTCAAATTTTCAAGGATGACTGGATTAGGCCTGCCTTATTGTCTGGGCCTGTGGCAGCCAATGTCCTAAACTTTTCAGATCATCACATAATCCCAATGCCTCTTTTAAAGGGTGCTGATGATTTGAACCCAGTTACATCAACTCCAGCTAAACCTAGTAGTCCACCTCCAGAATTTTCATTTAATACTCCTGGGAAAAATGTGAACCCAGTTATTCTTCTGAACACACAAACAAGGCCTTATGGTTTTGGTCTCAATCATGGACATACACCTTACAGCAACATGCTTAATCAAGGACTTGGAGTTCCAGGAATCGGAGCAACTCAAGGATTGAGGACTGGTTTTACAAATATACCAAGTAGATATGGAACTAATAATAGAATTGGACAACCAAGACCATGA
- the SLC30A6 gene encoding zinc transporter 6 isoform X7, which yields MTCLISYWVTMRKPSPVYSFGFERLEVLAVFASTVLAQLGALFILKESAERFLEQPEIHTGRLLVGTFVALSFNLFTMLSIRNKPFAYVSEETGFPHVGQAGLKLLTSGDLSTLASQSAGITAASTSWLQEHVADLSRSLCGIIPGLSSIFLPRMNPFVLIDLAGAFALCITYMLIEINNYFAVDTVSAIAIALMTFGTMYPMSVYSGKVLLQTTPPHVIGQLDKLIRERQGFTVFRLVLNSSPRDLPTSASQSAGITGMSHCVWPAQVSTLDGVLEVRNEHFWTLGFGSLAGSVHVRIRRDANEQMVLAHVTNRLYTLVSTLTVQIFKDDWIRPALLSGPVAANVLNFSDHHIIPMPLLKGADDLNPVTSTPAKPSSPPPEFSFNTPGKNVNPVILLNTQTRPYGFGLNHGHTPYSNMLNQGLGVPGIGATQGLRTGFTNIPSRYGTNNRIGQPRP from the exons ATGACATGTTTAATAAGTTACTGGGTAACAATGAGGAAACCTAGTCCTGTCTATTCATTTGG aTTTGAAAGATTAGAAGTCCTGGCTGTATTTGCCTCCACAGTCTTGGCACAGTTGGGAGCTCTCTTTATATTAAAAGAAAG tgcAGAACGCTTTTTGGAACAGCCCGAGATACACAC GGGAAGATTATTAGTTGGTACTTTTGTGGCTCTTTCTTTCAACCTGTTCACGATGCTTTCTATTCGGAATAAACCTTTTGCTTATGTCTCAGAAG agacggggtttccccatgttggccaggcgggtctcaaactcctgacctcaggtgatctgtccaccttggcctcccaaagtgccgggattacag CTGCTAGTACGAGCTGGCTTCAAGAGCATGTTGCAGATCTTAGTCGAAG cttGTGTGGAATTATTCCAGGACTTAGCAGTATCTTCCTTCCCCGAATGAATCCATTTGTTTTGATTGATCTTGCTGGAGCATTTGCTCTTTGCATTACTTATATGCTCATTGAAATTAA taattATTTTGCCGTAGACACTGTCTCTGCTATAGCCATTGCCTTGATGACATTTGGCACTATGTATCCCATGAGTGTGTACAGTGGGAAAGTCTTACTCCAG ACAACACCACCGCATGTCATTGGTCAGTTGGACAAACTCATCAGAGAG agacagggtttcactgtgttcaggctggtcttgaactcctcacctcgtgatctgcccacctcggcctcccaaagtgctgggattacaggcatgagccactgcgtctggcccgcccag GTATCTACCTTGGATGGAGTTTTAGAAGTCCGAAATGAACATTTTTGGACCCTAGGTTTTGGCTCATTG GCTGGATCAGTGCATGTAAGAATTCGACGAGATGCTAATGAACAAATGGTTCTTGCTCATGTGACCAACAGGCTGTACACTCTAGTGTCTACTCTGACTGTTCAAATTTTCAAGGATGACTGGATTAGGCCTGCCTTATTGTCTGGGCCTGTGGCAGCCAATGTCCTAAACTTTTCAGATCATCACATAATCCCAATGCCTCTTTTAAAGGGTGCTGATGATTTGAACCCAGTTACATCAACTCCAGCTAAACCTAGTAGTCCACCTCCAGAATTTTCATTTAATACTCCTGGGAAAAATGTGAACCCAGTTATTCTTCTGAACACACAAACAAGGCCTTATGGTTTTGGTCTCAATCATGGACATACACCTTACAGCAACATGCTTAATCAAGGACTTGGAGTTCCAGGAATCGGAGCAACTCAAGGATTGAGGACTGGTTTTACAAATATACCAAGTAGATATGGAACTAATAATAGAATTGGACAACCAAGACCATGA
- the SLC30A6 gene encoding zinc transporter 6 isoform X4 codes for MWCSSTNSIALTAYTYLTIFDLFSLMTCLISYWVTMRKPSPVYSFGFERLEVLAVFASTVLAQLGALFILKESAERFLEQPEIHTGRLLVGTFVALSFNLFTMLSIRNKPFAYVSEETGFPHVGQAGLKLLTSGDLSTLASQSAGITAASTSWLQEHVADLSRSLCGIIPGLSSIFLPRMNPFVLIDLAGAFALCITYMLIEINNYFAVDTVSAIAIALMTFGTMYPMSVYSGKVLLQTTPPHVIGQLDKLIRERQGFTVFRLVLNSSPRDLPTSASQSAGITGMSHCVWPAQVSTLDGVLEVRNEHFWTLGFGSLAGSVHVRIRRDANEQMVLAHVTNRLYTLVSTLTVQIFKDDWIRPALLSGPVAANVLNFSDHHIIPMPLLKGADDLNPVTSTPAKPSSPPPEFSFNTPGKNVNPVILLNTQTRPYGFGLNHGHTPYSNMLNQGLGVPGIGATQGLRTGFTNIPSRYGTNNRIGQPRP; via the exons ttTAATGACATGTTTAATAAGTTACTGGGTAACAATGAGGAAACCTAGTCCTGTCTATTCATTTGG aTTTGAAAGATTAGAAGTCCTGGCTGTATTTGCCTCCACAGTCTTGGCACAGTTGGGAGCTCTCTTTATATTAAAAGAAAG tgcAGAACGCTTTTTGGAACAGCCCGAGATACACAC GGGAAGATTATTAGTTGGTACTTTTGTGGCTCTTTCTTTCAACCTGTTCACGATGCTTTCTATTCGGAATAAACCTTTTGCTTATGTCTCAGAAG agacggggtttccccatgttggccaggcgggtctcaaactcctgacctcaggtgatctgtccaccttggcctcccaaagtgccgggattacag CTGCTAGTACGAGCTGGCTTCAAGAGCATGTTGCAGATCTTAGTCGAAG cttGTGTGGAATTATTCCAGGACTTAGCAGTATCTTCCTTCCCCGAATGAATCCATTTGTTTTGATTGATCTTGCTGGAGCATTTGCTCTTTGCATTACTTATATGCTCATTGAAATTAA taattATTTTGCCGTAGACACTGTCTCTGCTATAGCCATTGCCTTGATGACATTTGGCACTATGTATCCCATGAGTGTGTACAGTGGGAAAGTCTTACTCCAG ACAACACCACCGCATGTCATTGGTCAGTTGGACAAACTCATCAGAGAG agacagggtttcactgtgttcaggctggtcttgaactcctcacctcgtgatctgcccacctcggcctcccaaagtgctgggattacaggcatgagccactgcgtctggcccgcccag GTATCTACCTTGGATGGAGTTTTAGAAGTCCGAAATGAACATTTTTGGACCCTAGGTTTTGGCTCATTG GCTGGATCAGTGCATGTAAGAATTCGACGAGATGCTAATGAACAAATGGTTCTTGCTCATGTGACCAACAGGCTGTACACTCTAGTGTCTACTCTGACTGTTCAAATTTTCAAGGATGACTGGATTAGGCCTGCCTTATTGTCTGGGCCTGTGGCAGCCAATGTCCTAAACTTTTCAGATCATCACATAATCCCAATGCCTCTTTTAAAGGGTGCTGATGATTTGAACCCAGTTACATCAACTCCAGCTAAACCTAGTAGTCCACCTCCAGAATTTTCATTTAATACTCCTGGGAAAAATGTGAACCCAGTTATTCTTCTGAACACACAAACAAGGCCTTATGGTTTTGGTCTCAATCATGGACATACACCTTACAGCAACATGCTTAATCAAGGACTTGGAGTTCCAGGAATCGGAGCAACTCAAGGATTGAGGACTGGTTTTACAAATATACCAAGTAGATATGGAACTAATAATAGAATTGGACAACCAAGACCATGA